The Planococcus donghaensis genome contains a region encoding:
- the galU gene encoding UTP--glucose-1-phosphate uridylyltransferase GalU, translating to MRVKKAIIPAAGLGTRFLPATKAMPKEMLPIVDKPTIQYIIEEAIASGIEDIIIVTGKGKRAIEDHFDHAFELEDTLMKKGKKEMLNSVLETSKVEIHFIRQKQPLGLGHAIWSARKFIGNEPFAVLLGDDIVENDEPCLAQLMNQHEKTGKSVIGVQEVADKDTERYGIIDPISVEGKLIRVNKFVEKPTAGTAPSNYAIMGRYILTPEIFEYLGEHQLGAGGEIQLTDAIQKLNEIQSVYAYEFDGQRFDVGEKFGFIETTIEYALKRPELRNQLLELFEKKLTEEKISIK from the coding sequence ATGAGAGTGAAAAAAGCTATTATTCCTGCTGCTGGACTCGGAACGCGATTCCTCCCAGCAACAAAAGCGATGCCAAAAGAAATGTTACCGATCGTCGACAAACCAACGATTCAATATATTATCGAAGAAGCCATTGCTTCTGGCATAGAAGATATTATCATCGTGACAGGGAAAGGTAAACGCGCCATCGAAGACCACTTCGATCATGCGTTTGAACTGGAAGATACATTAATGAAAAAAGGGAAAAAAGAGATGCTAAATTCTGTTTTAGAGACTTCTAAAGTAGAAATCCATTTTATTCGCCAGAAGCAGCCGCTTGGTTTGGGCCATGCGATATGGTCAGCGCGTAAGTTTATTGGCAACGAACCTTTCGCTGTCTTACTGGGTGATGACATCGTTGAAAACGATGAGCCATGTTTAGCTCAATTGATGAACCAGCATGAGAAGACCGGGAAGAGTGTCATAGGTGTGCAAGAAGTAGCCGATAAAGATACAGAACGTTATGGCATTATTGATCCTATTTCGGTTGAGGGAAAATTGATTAGAGTAAATAAGTTCGTCGAAAAACCGACAGCTGGAACTGCACCATCGAATTATGCCATTATGGGCCGTTATATTCTCACACCGGAAATTTTTGAATACTTGGGAGAGCATCAATTAGGTGCAGGCGGAGAAATCCAGTTGACTGACGCCATACAAAAGTTAAATGAAATACAATCTGTGTATGCTTATGAGTTTGATGGACAAAGATTTGATGTAGGAGAAAAGTTTGGTTTTATAGAAACGACAATTGAGTACGCGTTAAAGCGTCCGGAGTTGCGAAACCAATTATTGGAGTTGTTTGAAAAGAAATTAACAGAAGAAAAAATATCTATTAAATAA